One window from the genome of Hydractinia symbiolongicarpus strain clone_291-10 chromosome 1, HSymV2.1, whole genome shotgun sequence encodes:
- the LOC130649709 gene encoding uncharacterized protein LOC130649709 isoform X1, giving the protein MVKNLARHLLLCHKWSKASADAAIGQFGLRRQTQKTLQKKDYHTSRICPVEGCYKVLKRLPKHLRKFHKIENKEKYRALLDSAVMCNSIQIIGVVDSSPRKVFQNIKSKSLADSKQKSFSKTSLPAAEQMIVPIADNAESDQVTHAFTSIPRRELPVHSVDLITSKSRSQSPLLFSDSDGSEFALDCDDIENTLPNEVKELFEKFAAYLQGPDGGNRTSFEQIVEDVKRIYLIVCANKDLAMFFDGQHFRDEYLAKHCKSRENLPGIIKKYLSSVGVFCEFLITERVQLTSVGPEKVVDLKRKLNVWKKSYKKLDKERRFEREIDDHSMLVTPQQLQNYEKSENAVNAKSFFLKLQSSDFSVTQAEYCCMRDHLFSVIHFANGHRSGVSANLLVSEVDACQRVDGLCQISVKQHKTAYAYGPATITMSEIEFGWLKLFTDKIRPQVKPKCRNVFLSWTGSAMTSGQISLRIHQLWAKADLFGNVPIKNLSCNIIRKSTTTGIRGKGMGMNQEVADLMCHSLDTANKHYFVRKKQEAAAKGGKVIRSYFRENENISSSPPASPRHKWKIEDINKLQEAFADEIGKKEINIENVRKKSAQLQPYFQVSDRQICDKLRSLIRYSPIKCNRQLAVPNRLNSASASTQSISTNIGTSNQEDNAAEVTSSMAFNVRKRKRLFSDADLKIIHKKCKGIIAGGPITEDCIREALDGKLSHYNYMQLRTRLDYEKKLRK; this is encoded by the exons ATGGTTAAAAATTTAGCACGGCATTTGTTATTGTGCCACAAGTGGTCAAAGGCAAGTGCAGATGCTGCTATTGGTCAATTTGGGTTGAGAAGGCAGACACAAAAAACATTGCAGAAAAAGGATTATCACACATCAAGAATTTGTCCAGTGGAAGGGTGTTATAAAGTATTGAAGCGTCTGCCGAAACATCTGCGAAAATTTCACAAGATTGAAAACAAGGAGAAGTACCGTGCCTTGCTTGACAGTGCCGTAATGTGCAATAGCATTCAAATAATTGGCGTTGTGGACAGTTCACCTCGTAAAgtatttcaaaatataaaatcaaagtCACTGGCGGATagtaaacaaaaaagcttttcaAAAACATCTTTACCAGCCGCTGAGCAAATGATTGTACCAATAGCGGATAATGCGGAATCTGATCAAGTCACGCATGCCTTCACGTCTATACCGAGGAGAGAACTGCCGGTGCATTCTGTTGACTTGATCACTTCCAAAAGCCGCTCTCAATCTCCATTACTGTTTAGCGACAGTGATGGATCTGAGTTTGCTCTTGACTGCGATGATATAGAGAATACTTTACCTAACGAAGTCAAAGAGCTGTTTGAAAAATTTGCGGCCTACTTGCAAGGACCGGACGGAGGTAACCGTACATCTTTCGAACAAATTGTGGAAGACGTTAAACGAATTTACCTTATAGTTTGCGCAAATAAAGACCTTGCGATGTTTTTTGATGGTCAACATTTCCGTGACGAATATTTGGCAAAGCATTGCAAAAGCCGTGAGAATTTACCAGgaattatcaaaaaatatttatcttcGGTTGGTGTTTTTTGTGAGTTTCTTATCACAGAGAGGGTACAGTTGACCTCAGTTGGGCCTGAAAAGGTTGTTgacttaaaaagaaaattaaatgtctggaaaaaaagttataaaaaattgGATAAGGAACGTAGATTTGAGCGGGAGATCGATGATCATTCAATGCTAGTTACACCACAACAGCTGCAAAACTATGAAAAAAGCGAAAATGCGGTCAACGCGAAATCTTTTTTTCTCAAGTTGCAAAGTTCAGATTTTTCCGTGACTCAAGCTGAGTATTGTTGTATGCGGGACCATCTTTTTTCGGTCATACATTTTGCCAATGGTCACCGTTCGGGAGTGTCAGCTAATCTTTTGGTTTCTGAAGTTGATGCTTGCCAGAGGGTTGATGGTTTGTGTCAGATTTCCGTTAAACAGCACAAAACAGCATATGCATACGGACCAGCTACAATCACTATGTCGGAGATCGAATTTGGTTGGTTAAAGCTGTTTACTGACAAAATTCGTCCACAGGTAAAGCCAAAGTGCCGCAATGTTTTTTTGTCCTGGACGGGAAGTGCTATGACCTCTGGACAGATAAGTTTACGAATTCACCAGTTGTGGGCTAAAGCAGATCTGTTCGGAAATGttccaattaaaaatttaagctGTAATATAATTCGAAAGTCCACAACAACTGGTATTCGGGGAAAGGGTATGGGCATGAACCAGGAGGTAGCTGATTTGATGTGTCACAGCCTGGACACTGCAAACAAGCACTACTTTGTACGAAAAAAGCAGGAAGCAGCAGCAAAAGGTGGCAAAGTAATTAGGAGTTATTTTAGAGAGAACGAGAATATTTCATCTTCTCCACCTGCATCACCAAGACACAAGTGGAAAATTGAAGACATCAACAAATTGCAGGAAGCTTTTGCTGACGAAATCGGGAAAAAGGAAATCAACATCGAAAATGTACGAAAAAAGTCTGCGCAATTACAGCCTTATTTCCAAGTCAGTGACAGACAGATTTGTGACAAACTAAGAAGCTTGATTCGTTATTCACCTATAAAATGTAAC aGACAGTTAGCTGTTCCTAATCGATTGAATTCTGCAAGTGCATCCACGCAGTCTATTTCtacaaat ATTGGGACTTCAAATCAGGAGGACAACGCCGCTGAAGTCACTTCTTCG ATGGCGTTTAatgttagaaaaagaaaaagattattTAGCGATGCAGATTTGAAGATAATCCATAAGAAATGTAAAGGTATTATTGCAGGAGGTCCCATTACTGAAGATTGCATACGGGAAGCATTAGACGGAAAGTTGTCTCACTATAATTATATGCAATTAAGAACTAGACTTGACTATGAAAAAAAACTAAGAAAGTAA
- the LOC130649709 gene encoding uncharacterized protein LOC130649709 isoform X2, whose protein sequence is MVKNLARHLLLCHKWSKASADAAIGQFGLRRQTQKTLQKKDYHTSRICPVEGCYKVLKRLPKHLRKFHKIENKEKYRALLDSAVMCNSIQIIGVVDSSPRKVFQNIKSKSLADSKQKSFSKTSLPAAEQMIVPIADNAESDQVTHAFTSIPRRELPVHSVDLITSKSRSQSPLLFSDSDGSEFALDCDDIENTLPNEVKELFEKFAAYLQGPDGGNRTSFEQIVEDVKRIYLIVCANKDLAMFFDGQHFRDEYLAKHCKSRENLPGIIKKYLSSVGVFCEFLITERVQLTSVGPEKVVDLKRKLNVWKKSYKKLDKERRFEREIDDHSMLVTPQQLQNYEKSENAVNAKSFFLKLQSSDFSVTQAEYCCMRDHLFSVIHFANGHRSGVSANLLVSEVDACQRVDGLCQISVKQHKTAYAYGPATITMSEIEFGWLKLFTDKIRPQVKPKCRNVFLSWTGSAMTSGQISLRIHQLWAKADLFGNVPIKNLSCNIIRKSTTTGIRGKGMGMNQEVADLMCHSLDTANKHYFVRKKQEAAAKGGKVIRSYFRENENISSSPPASPRHKWKIEDINKLQEAFADEIGKKEINIENRQLAVPNRLNSASASTQSISTNIGTSNQEDNAAEVTSSMAFNVRKRKRLFSDADLKIIHKKCKGIIAGGPITEDCIREALDGKLSHYNYMQLRTRLDYEKKLRK, encoded by the exons ATGGTTAAAAATTTAGCACGGCATTTGTTATTGTGCCACAAGTGGTCAAAGGCAAGTGCAGATGCTGCTATTGGTCAATTTGGGTTGAGAAGGCAGACACAAAAAACATTGCAGAAAAAGGATTATCACACATCAAGAATTTGTCCAGTGGAAGGGTGTTATAAAGTATTGAAGCGTCTGCCGAAACATCTGCGAAAATTTCACAAGATTGAAAACAAGGAGAAGTACCGTGCCTTGCTTGACAGTGCCGTAATGTGCAATAGCATTCAAATAATTGGCGTTGTGGACAGTTCACCTCGTAAAgtatttcaaaatataaaatcaaagtCACTGGCGGATagtaaacaaaaaagcttttcaAAAACATCTTTACCAGCCGCTGAGCAAATGATTGTACCAATAGCGGATAATGCGGAATCTGATCAAGTCACGCATGCCTTCACGTCTATACCGAGGAGAGAACTGCCGGTGCATTCTGTTGACTTGATCACTTCCAAAAGCCGCTCTCAATCTCCATTACTGTTTAGCGACAGTGATGGATCTGAGTTTGCTCTTGACTGCGATGATATAGAGAATACTTTACCTAACGAAGTCAAAGAGCTGTTTGAAAAATTTGCGGCCTACTTGCAAGGACCGGACGGAGGTAACCGTACATCTTTCGAACAAATTGTGGAAGACGTTAAACGAATTTACCTTATAGTTTGCGCAAATAAAGACCTTGCGATGTTTTTTGATGGTCAACATTTCCGTGACGAATATTTGGCAAAGCATTGCAAAAGCCGTGAGAATTTACCAGgaattatcaaaaaatatttatcttcGGTTGGTGTTTTTTGTGAGTTTCTTATCACAGAGAGGGTACAGTTGACCTCAGTTGGGCCTGAAAAGGTTGTTgacttaaaaagaaaattaaatgtctggaaaaaaagttataaaaaattgGATAAGGAACGTAGATTTGAGCGGGAGATCGATGATCATTCAATGCTAGTTACACCACAACAGCTGCAAAACTATGAAAAAAGCGAAAATGCGGTCAACGCGAAATCTTTTTTTCTCAAGTTGCAAAGTTCAGATTTTTCCGTGACTCAAGCTGAGTATTGTTGTATGCGGGACCATCTTTTTTCGGTCATACATTTTGCCAATGGTCACCGTTCGGGAGTGTCAGCTAATCTTTTGGTTTCTGAAGTTGATGCTTGCCAGAGGGTTGATGGTTTGTGTCAGATTTCCGTTAAACAGCACAAAACAGCATATGCATACGGACCAGCTACAATCACTATGTCGGAGATCGAATTTGGTTGGTTAAAGCTGTTTACTGACAAAATTCGTCCACAGGTAAAGCCAAAGTGCCGCAATGTTTTTTTGTCCTGGACGGGAAGTGCTATGACCTCTGGACAGATAAGTTTACGAATTCACCAGTTGTGGGCTAAAGCAGATCTGTTCGGAAATGttccaattaaaaatttaagctGTAATATAATTCGAAAGTCCACAACAACTGGTATTCGGGGAAAGGGTATGGGCATGAACCAGGAGGTAGCTGATTTGATGTGTCACAGCCTGGACACTGCAAACAAGCACTACTTTGTACGAAAAAAGCAGGAAGCAGCAGCAAAAGGTGGCAAAGTAATTAGGAGTTATTTTAGAGAGAACGAGAATATTTCATCTTCTCCACCTGCATCACCAAGACACAAGTGGAAAATTGAAGACATCAACAAATTGCAGGAAGCTTTTGCTGACGAAATCGGGAAAAAGGAAATCAACATCGAAAAT aGACAGTTAGCTGTTCCTAATCGATTGAATTCTGCAAGTGCATCCACGCAGTCTATTTCtacaaat ATTGGGACTTCAAATCAGGAGGACAACGCCGCTGAAGTCACTTCTTCG ATGGCGTTTAatgttagaaaaagaaaaagattattTAGCGATGCAGATTTGAAGATAATCCATAAGAAATGTAAAGGTATTATTGCAGGAGGTCCCATTACTGAAGATTGCATACGGGAAGCATTAGACGGAAAGTTGTCTCACTATAATTATATGCAATTAAGAACTAGACTTGACTATGAAAAAAAACTAAGAAAGTAA